The following are from one region of the Carnobacterium gallinarum DSM 4847 genome:
- a CDS encoding adhesive domain-containing protein translates to MVSRSKNEGNQKHHLGKKVLHKAVIITATSALLFSPAAPIFQNGQFLGIQNQTAQAAGLADVSILGNNTLVSNNGTNLSPNAQGNYDIDLTFSGQALASVGLADPKVVVFSLPPELQGKVVGGATINIDANLLPITPGNVPGVHEVIGTIGAAINALDVAAKPLGVNLDALKTAFQSIQNAQTLGAYQESLPGVVSADGKSISVDFTDGFGNYVRKAFAGTFLPLEQAVNQLSFSGLIGLTLNPLLNTLKAALNPVFALVNNIANGSSNVLNEFLSVNLLAGTSYEATFTVSKPDAAQATIHAAAVKSTVIDLALLGDINSEGANVTLNFANPAWDNYLINQPTVNPVHVGDTSISGNVVLTQPIPAGSTFDAIITLADGSQVTAPVNPDGSFSVPLGGKQLAAGNVLSTIIEGTNGGVVKDSTATATTVLAVSNPEWDAYVVAPPVVTPVHVGDTSLTGSVVLTQPIPAGTTFNAIATLPDGSTINGTVGADGAISIPFGSYVPKVGDVISTIVEGTNAGVIKNSVPITTTVTNPAWDNYVVAPPVIAPVYSGDTNVTGTVALTQPIPAGTTFTAIVTLPDGTKVTAPVNGDGSISVPLNGYDLKKGDTLSTIVEATNDGVTKDSVAVSSTVTNNPADWLNYVITTPIIEPLYTDATSINGSIVLTTPIPDGASFTAIATLPDGSQITAPVNGDGSISLPLNGKTLAVGEDVSIVVQGSLDGVTKTSATVHVIVQAVSNPEWTNYIVAAPVMDPIREGDTSLTGKVTLNQPIPVGTVFTAQVALPDGSKVTGLVGPDGSITINLAGKMLTAGQTLSTTVQAKYGLEGKESSAYVSTVLPVLVDPEWTNYVVATPTINPVRVGDTTVTGMVTLNTPIPVGTTFTANITLPDGSIVSAPVNADGMISVDLGGAVLAANDTLTTVIQAKYGTDGKNSPSVSTTVLAKETDPEWTNYVVATPVIDPIYNDATKVTGMVTLAQPIPVGTTFTAVVTLPDGSQVNAVVNPDGAISVDLGGYVLKPGDSVSTVIQAKNGTDGKNSPTVTSTVMAKDTNPEWTNYVVANPVINPAFDGDTAIAGKVTLNQPIPAGSSFVASVTLPNGSVITVDVQNDGTISLADLGGYVLKTGDTFSTIVKGTNNGITKESQTVTTTVQAQPGNTEWEKYIVATPIIAPVHADDTSVTGTVTLNTPIPAGTTFKAIVTLPDGTKVNAVVNPDGAIDVPLNGYVLKAGDTIQTLIEATNNGDMKNSDTISTTILAPTVDPEWTNYIVASPVIDAVYDDATTVTGNVTLTQPIPAGTTFTATVTLPDGSTVNATVNPDGAISVDLGGYVLKAGDTLSTVIQAKNGIETKTSAKVDTTVMAKDGNPDWTNYVVAAPTVDPAHAGDTKITGSVTLTQPIPAGTTFTAIVTLPDGSQLSAPVNPDGSISVDLGGKTIKAGDTLITYVEAMNAGKTKDSGKITTTVLAPDGNPDWDNYVVTAPVVNPIREGDTSITASVILTQPIPADTTFTAIVTLPDGSILTAPVNPDGSITIELNGKTLVAGTMVTTYVEGMNGGTTKDSAKITSTILPKVTTDWDNYVVAAPTVTPIRAGDATITGSVTLAQPIPVGTTFTAIATLPDGSQVSGLVNPDGTISIDLGGKALVANDIVKVYVEGMNAGSTKDSAKIAVTVLPSVWDDYVVTKPTINPVKAGDKEVTGSVTITQPVPAGTTFEAVVTLPDGTKVTGTVAADGTIKVDLGDAVLKEGDTISTIVQATNDGKTKDSDPVVTTIDPAATTDWDNYVVNKPTINPVKVGDKEVTGSVTIAQPVPAGTTFEAVVTLPDGTKVTGTVAADGTIKVDLGDAVLKEGDTISTIVQATNDGKTKDSDPVVTTIDPAATTDWDNYVVTKPTINPVKAGDKEVTGKVELTKPVPSGTTFEAVVTLPDGTKVTGTVAADGTIKVDLGDAVLKEGDTISTIVQATNDGKTKDSDPVVTTIDPAATTDWDNYVVNKPTINPVKVGDKEVTGSVTIAQPVPAGTTFEAVVTLPDGTKVTGTVAADGTIKVDLGDAVLKEGDTISTIVQGMNNGKTKDSDPVVTTIDPAATTDWDNYVVNKPTINPVKAGDKEVTGKVELTKPVPAGTTFEAVVTLPDGTKVTGTVAADGTIKVDLGDAVLKEGDTISTIVQATNDGKTKDSDPVVTTIDPATDSSDWDNYVINKPSVNPVHVGDTEVTGEVELTKPIPDGSGFEVIVTLPGGTTVTGTLNDDGTFTVDLGDTVLKDGDTISTIVQGTNNGKTKDSDPIVTTIEPKVNTEWDNYIINRPSFNPVYVGDTEITGEANLNMPIPTGTTFMANVTLPNGTVLEGDVAVDGSFTVSLESPATASLAQVFAAGMAADVYSLKAGDEITATITGMNAGASKVGPIGSVIVQNDSDGEPGTGGNNGNNGGNTGGTNTGNTGNNSNGTNNGNMQVNYGNGSYSRGDNKNYPQTGEKDYSALELFSGLLVGAAALFLLRKRNKKTTK, encoded by the coding sequence TAAAGGCAGCGCTTAATCCTGTATTTGCCTTAGTTAATAATATTGCGAATGGTAGTAGTAATGTTTTAAATGAATTCTTAAGTGTGAATTTATTGGCAGGCACAAGCTATGAAGCTACATTTACCGTTTCTAAACCCGATGCAGCTCAAGCAACCATTCACGCAGCTGCAGTGAAAAGTACAGTCATTGATTTAGCTCTTTTGGGAGATATCAATAGTGAGGGAGCAAATGTAACATTAAACTTTGCGAACCCAGCATGGGATAACTATCTGATTAATCAACCAACAGTGAACCCAGTTCATGTAGGGGATACAAGTATTAGTGGGAATGTTGTATTGACCCAACCAATTCCAGCAGGATCAACTTTTGACGCAATCATCACGTTAGCAGATGGTAGCCAAGTAACTGCACCAGTTAATCCAGATGGTAGTTTTTCAGTTCCTTTAGGTGGCAAACAACTTGCAGCAGGGAATGTTTTATCAACTATTATTGAAGGAACAAATGGCGGTGTAGTTAAAGATAGTACTGCTACTGCAACAACTGTTTTAGCGGTTAGTAATCCTGAGTGGGATGCTTATGTTGTAGCTCCGCCAGTAGTTACTCCGGTTCATGTTGGAGATACCTCTTTAACTGGATCAGTAGTGTTAACTCAACCAATTCCAGCTGGTACAACATTTAACGCAATTGCAACATTACCAGATGGCTCAACAATCAACGGAACAGTAGGGGCAGATGGAGCGATTTCAATTCCATTTGGCAGTTATGTTCCTAAAGTGGGCGATGTCATTTCGACAATTGTTGAAGGAACAAATGCAGGTGTGATTAAAAATAGTGTACCGATTACAACAACTGTTACAAATCCAGCATGGGATAACTATGTTGTGGCTCCGCCAGTGATTGCACCAGTTTATTCAGGGGATACAAATGTAACTGGAACAGTAGCATTAACCCAACCAATTCCAGCTGGTACAACATTTACTGCGATTGTTACTTTACCAGATGGTACTAAAGTAACTGCACCGGTCAATGGCGATGGCAGTATTTCGGTTCCTTTAAATGGTTACGATTTGAAAAAAGGGGACACTCTTTCGACGATTGTTGAAGCAACAAATGATGGAGTGACGAAGGATAGTGTCGCAGTGTCTTCAACTGTTACAAATAATCCAGCAGATTGGTTGAATTATGTCATTACTACACCAATCATTGAGCCGCTTTATACAGATGCAACAAGTATCAATGGTTCTATTGTTTTGACTACGCCGATTCCAGATGGTGCTAGCTTTACAGCAATTGCAACATTACCAGATGGCAGTCAAATTACAGCGCCGGTCAATGGCGATGGCAGTATTTCACTTCCTTTGAATGGGAAAACGCTAGCCGTTGGTGAGGACGTGTCGATCGTAGTTCAAGGTTCATTAGATGGAGTAACGAAAACAAGTGCGACTGTCCATGTAATAGTTCAAGCTGTTAGCAATCCAGAATGGACAAATTATATTGTAGCAGCACCAGTTATGGATCCGATTCGTGAAGGCGATACAAGCTTAACGGGTAAGGTTACACTCAATCAACCGATTCCAGTGGGAACCGTCTTTACAGCACAAGTGGCGTTGCCAGATGGAAGTAAAGTAACTGGTTTAGTGGGTCCAGATGGATCGATTACGATTAATTTAGCTGGGAAAATGTTAACAGCTGGTCAAACTCTTTCGACAACGGTTCAAGCAAAATATGGACTAGAGGGTAAAGAAAGTTCAGCATATGTTTCAACTGTATTACCTGTACTAGTTGATCCAGAATGGACGAATTATGTAGTAGCGACACCAACAATTAATCCAGTTCGTGTTGGAGATACGACAGTGACCGGAATGGTAACGCTAAATACACCAATTCCAGTTGGTACAACATTTACAGCAAATATTACTTTACCTGACGGTTCAATTGTATCTGCACCAGTGAATGCAGATGGTATGATTTCAGTTGATTTAGGTGGAGCGGTATTAGCAGCTAATGACACATTGACAACGGTTATTCAAGCGAAATATGGTACCGATGGCAAAAATAGTCCAAGTGTTAGCACAACGGTGTTAGCTAAAGAAACTGATCCAGAATGGACGAATTATGTAGTGGCAACGCCAGTCATTGATCCTATTTATAATGATGCGACAAAAGTAACAGGAATGGTAACGTTAGCACAACCAATTCCAGTAGGCACAACATTTACAGCCGTAGTTACTTTGCCAGACGGTAGTCAAGTGAATGCAGTTGTCAATCCAGATGGCGCGATTTCAGTTGATTTGGGCGGCTACGTCTTGAAACCAGGTGATTCAGTTTCAACGGTTATTCAAGCAAAAAATGGAACAGATGGGAAAAATAGCCCAACAGTTACCTCAACAGTTATGGCAAAAGATACAAATCCAGAATGGACGAACTATGTTGTAGCGAATCCAGTGATCAATCCAGCATTTGATGGAGATACTGCTATTGCAGGAAAAGTAACCTTAAATCAACCAATTCCAGCTGGAAGTAGTTTTGTGGCGAGTGTCACATTACCAAATGGATCAGTGATTACAGTGGATGTTCAAAATGACGGTACAATTTCTCTAGCTGATTTAGGTGGATATGTGCTGAAAACAGGTGATACCTTCTCAACAATTGTTAAGGGAACCAATAATGGGATTACTAAGGAAAGTCAAACTGTTACTACAACAGTTCAAGCACAACCAGGCAATACTGAATGGGAAAAATATATTGTGGCAACGCCAATTATTGCTCCGGTTCATGCAGATGATACAAGTGTAACTGGAACGGTGACGCTAAATACACCAATTCCAGCTGGTACAACATTTAAAGCGATTGTTACTTTACCAGATGGAACAAAAGTGAATGCAGTCGTGAATCCTGATGGCGCGATTGATGTTCCGCTTAACGGGTATGTATTAAAAGCAGGGGATACAATCCAAACTCTAATTGAAGCTACGAATAATGGCGACATGAAGAACAGTGATACGATCTCTACGACTATTTTAGCTCCAACAGTTGATCCAGAATGGACGAATTATATCGTAGCAAGCCCAGTGATTGATGCCGTTTATGACGATGCAACCACTGTAACTGGAAATGTGACATTAACTCAACCAATTCCAGCTGGTACAACATTTACAGCGACAGTTACTTTACCTGATGGAAGTACAGTCAATGCAACAGTGAATCCAGATGGTGCGATTTCAGTAGATTTAGGTGGCTATGTTCTAAAAGCTGGGGACACATTATCAACAGTGATCCAAGCAAAAAATGGCATTGAAACGAAAACAAGTGCAAAAGTAGATACAACTGTAATGGCAAAAGATGGAAATCCTGATTGGACAAATTATGTCGTGGCAGCACCAACTGTTGACCCCGCTCATGCAGGCGATACTAAAATCACTGGTTCTGTGACATTAACTCAACCAATTCCAGCCGGTACAACATTTACAGCGATTGTCACTTTACCTGATGGAAGTCAATTGAGTGCGCCAGTGAATCCAGATGGCAGCATTTCAGTAGATTTAGGCGGCAAAACAATTAAAGCAGGCGACACATTAATCACTTATGTGGAAGCGATGAATGCAGGAAAAACAAAAGATAGTGGAAAAATTACCACAACCGTATTAGCTCCTGATGGAAATCCTGATTGGGATAATTATGTAGTGACGGCACCAGTTGTGAATCCAATTCGCGAAGGCGATACAAGTATCACAGCTTCAGTAATATTAACCCAACCAATTCCAGCCGATACAACATTTACAGCGATTGTTACTCTACCAGATGGTAGTATCTTGACAGCGCCAGTGAATCCAGATGGAAGCATTACAATTGAGTTGAACGGGAAAACATTAGTTGCAGGTACAATGGTAACCACTTATGTGGAAGGTATGAATGGTGGAACAACAAAAGATAGTGCTAAAATCACGTCAACGATCTTACCAAAAGTAACAACAGATTGGGATAATTATGTAGTAGCAGCACCAACAGTTACTCCAATTCGTGCAGGTGATGCAACTATTACAGGTTCCGTTACGCTAGCACAACCAATTCCAGTCGGTACAACATTTACCGCAATTGCAACTTTACCAGATGGTAGCCAAGTTAGTGGGTTAGTCAATCCAGATGGAACAATTAGTATTGATTTAGGTGGAAAAGCATTAGTAGCCAACGATATTGTCAAAGTATATGTGGAAGGTATGAATGCTGGTTCAACAAAAGACAGTGCTAAAATTGCAGTTACTGTTCTACCTTCAGTATGGGATGACTATGTGGTAACTAAACCAACAATTAATCCAGTAAAAGCTGGCGATAAAGAAGTAACCGGTTCAGTAACAATAACTCAACCAGTTCCAGCTGGCACAACGTTTGAAGCAGTTGTGACGTTACCAGATGGCACAAAAGTAACAGGCACAGTAGCAGCAGACGGCACAATCAAAGTTGATTTAGGTGACGCTGTTCTTAAAGAAGGCGATACAATTTCAACAATTGTTCAAGCAACAAATGATGGAAAAACAAAAGATAGTGATCCAGTTGTCACAACAATTGACCCAGCAGCGACAACAGATTGGGACAATTATGTGGTGAACAAACCAACAATTAACCCAGTTAAAGTTGGGGATAAAGAAGTAACCGGTTCAGTAACAATAGCTCAACCAGTTCCAGCTGGCACAACGTTTGAAGCAGTTGTGACGTTACCAGATGGCACAAAAGTAACAGGCACAGTAGCAGCAGACGGCACAATCAAAGTTGATTTAGGTGACGCCGTTCTTAAAGAAGGCGATACAATTTCAACAATTGTCCAAGCAACAAATGATGGGAAAACAAAAGATAGTGATCCAGTTGTCACAACAATTGACCCAGCAGCGACAACAGATTGGGACAATTATGTGGTAACTAAACCAACAATTAACCCAGTTAAAGCTGGGGATAAAGAAGTAACCGGTAAAGTTGAATTAACAAAACCAGTTCCATCTGGCACAACGTTTGAAGCAGTTGTGACGTTACCAGATGGCACAAAAGTAACAGGCACAGTAGCAGCAGACGGCACAATCAAAGTTGATTTAGGTGACGCTGTTCTTAAAGAAGGCGATACAATTTCAACAATTGTTCAAGCAACAAATGATGGAAAAACAAAAGATAGTGATCCAGTTGTCACAACAATTGACCCAGCAGCGACAACAGATTGGGACAATTATGTGGTGAACAAACCAACAATTAACCCAGTTAAAGTTGGGGATAAAGAAGTAACCGGTTCAGTAACAATAGCTCAACCAGTTCCAGCTGGCACAACGTTTGAAGCAGTTGTGACGTTACCAGATGGCACAAAAGTAACAGGCACAGTAGCAGCAGACGGCACAATCAAAGTTGATTTAGGTGATGCCGTTCTTAAAGAAGGCGATACAATTTCAACAATTGTTCAAGGGATGAATAATGGGAAAACGAAAGATAGTGATCCAGTTGTCACAACAATTGACCCAGCAGCGACAACAGATTGGGATAATTATGTGGTGAACAAACCAACAATTAATCCAGTTAAAGCTGGCGATAAAGAAGTAACCGGTAAAGTTGAATTAACAAAACCAGTTCCAGCTGGCACAACGTTTGAAGCAGTTGTGACGTTACCAGATGGCACAAAAGTAACAGGCACAGTAGCAGCAGACGGCACAATCAAAGTTGATTTAGGTGACGCCGTTCTTAAAGAAGGCGATACAATTTCAACAATTGTTCAAGCAACAAATGATGGAAAAACAAAAGATAGTGATCCAGTTGTCACAACAATTGACCCTGCAACGGATAGTTCAGATTGGGATAATTATGTAATCAATAAACCATCTGTTAATCCAGTTCATGTTGGGGATACTGAAGTCACAGGTGAGGTTGAATTAACAAAACCAATTCCAGATGGTTCAGGTTTTGAAGTCATTGTGACATTACCCGGTGGAACAACAGTAACTGGAACATTAAATGATGATGGAACATTTACTGTAGATTTAGGTGATACAGTTCTAAAAGATGGTGATACCATTTCAACAATCGTTCAAGGAACAAATAACGGAAAAACGAAAGATAGCGATCCAATTGTGACAACGATTGAACCAAAAGTAAATACTGAATGGGATAACTATATTATCAATCGCCCAAGTTTTAATCCAGTTTATGTTGGGGATACAGAAATCACAGGGGAAGCCAATCTAAATATGCCAATTCCGACAGGTACAACATTTATGGCAAATGTAACCTTACCAAACGGAACTGTCCTAGAAGGTGATGTTGCAGTAGACGGTAGCTTTACTGTAAGTTTAGAATCACCAGCTACAGCTTCTTTAGCACAAGTGTTTGCAGCAGGAATGGCGGCAGATGTTTATAGCTTGAAAGCTGGAGATGAAATTACTGCAACGATCACTGGAATGAATGCTGGAGCATCTAAAGTTGGACCAATCGGAAGTGTGATTGTTCAAAATGATTCAGATGGAGAACCAGGAACGGGTGGTAATAATGGCAACAACGGTGGCAATACTGGTGGAACGAATACTGGTAACACTGGAAATAATAGTAATGGTACTAACAATGGCAATATGCAAGTAAACTATGGCAATGGAAGCTACTCGCGTGGAGATAATAAAAATTACCCTCAAACAGGTGAAAAAGATTATTCTGCATTAGAATTGTTTAGTGGATTACTTGTTGGAGCAGCTGCATTGTTCTTATTAAGAAAAAGAAATAAAAAAACAACAAAATAA
- a CDS encoding threonine/serine exporter family protein, with amino-acid sequence MLFTIFIQLAFSFLTTAAFAIITNVPKRSLMTCGLTGMLGWIIFWTTDALGGGDVFATFLGAFIVALASYFFSKRKKLPVTIFNVPGIVPLVPGGLAYQAIRNLVLGDYITAIGFSVRVLMIAGAIASGLVISEVFNHNIRSFREKKENF; translated from the coding sequence TTGCTTTTTACAATTTTTATTCAATTAGCCTTTAGCTTTCTAACGACTGCTGCATTTGCCATTATTACAAATGTTCCAAAACGTTCTTTAATGACTTGCGGTTTAACAGGGATGTTAGGCTGGATTATCTTTTGGACTACAGATGCTTTAGGGGGCGGCGATGTTTTTGCAACATTTCTTGGCGCCTTTATCGTTGCACTAGCTAGCTACTTTTTCTCTAAACGCAAAAAACTACCCGTTACTATTTTTAATGTTCCTGGGATTGTTCCTTTAGTTCCAGGAGGTCTGGCCTACCAAGCCATTCGTAATTTAGTATTAGGAGATTATATAACTGCGATCGGTTTCTCTGTTCGTGTTTTAATGATTGCTGGTGCTATTGCTTCTGGACTTGTAATTTCAGAGGTCTTTAATCACAATATTCGGAGCTTCCGTGAAAAAAAAGAAAATTTCTAA
- a CDS encoding threonine/serine exporter family protein has translation MSNKSIDLLLDTCLLAGKIMLESGAEMYRVEDTMNRIAANLNGHTGISFVTPTGIFMGLEGETGLKMQQIPSRTINLEKVSKVNDLSRDFTANKISLADLSSRLKKLEKDTESFPAWLQILAAAIVSGTMMILFDGRWYDFIATCMIGAVGFSVSFYSTDFFKVKFLSELVASLVIGVLAVAAVHFRLGVSIDTMIIGCVMPLVPGVAITNAVRDLLAGHLLSGMARGMEALITACMIGIGIAVVFQLFY, from the coding sequence ATGTCCAATAAATCAATTGATTTGCTATTAGATACTTGCCTATTGGCTGGGAAGATTATGTTAGAAAGTGGTGCTGAAATGTATCGCGTAGAAGATACAATGAACCGAATTGCTGCTAATTTAAATGGGCATACCGGCATTAGTTTTGTAACACCTACTGGAATTTTCATGGGACTGGAAGGGGAAACTGGTTTAAAAATGCAACAGATTCCTAGCCGAACCATTAATTTAGAAAAAGTTTCTAAGGTCAATGATCTTTCACGAGACTTTACTGCTAATAAAATAAGTCTAGCTGATTTATCTAGTCGACTTAAAAAGCTAGAAAAAGATACCGAGAGTTTTCCTGCTTGGTTACAAATCTTAGCTGCCGCAATTGTCAGCGGTACTATGATGATTTTATTTGATGGTCGATGGTACGATTTTATTGCAACGTGTATGATTGGTGCAGTCGGATTTTCAGTTTCTTTCTATAGTACTGATTTTTTTAAAGTAAAATTTTTGTCAGAGCTAGTTGCTTCATTGGTTATTGGTGTTCTCGCAGTAGCTGCCGTTCACTTTCGTCTAGGTGTCAGTATTGATACTATGATTATTGGTTGCGTCATGCCTTTAGTTCCTGGAGTTGCTATCACAAATGCTGTTCGAGATTTATTAGCCGGTCACCTACTATCAGGTATGGCTCGTGGAATGGAAGCACTCATTACCGCCTGTATGATTGGGATTGGAATTGCCGTTGTTTTCCAATTATTTTACTAA
- a CDS encoding helix-turn-helix domain-containing protein, giving the protein MEQFWDKISLRKMKILNYLNLKKKSVYVRELTEYIGCTDKTLFKAMDLLEQDLKRWNAEIKLIRIGKFEFKLEKENYFSLDIIKLEYLKESYIFKAFDEIFQHKFGDITTFSNNNYISYSVVYSRFNELKPFLEKFDLDFKANSRYQLEGSEKQIRYFYILFYWSSYLGMEEWPFTEVKKEELVMFVEEIEKMRRRPLGIAEKEVVYFWLAVIFTRIKLGCFIEEFVSEKAIIEEIAGIGDLKKQALDMLKFSTDMPPDFSQQIIENELTFLILVLYSCEYYQEDSLLVEELVSLGKKNTSLIYQSADYWIQTLTKVFSIKLTVSEYEVAYANLVHLHTRVSVFKGGNYLFFDENQFQKDWYLEEEFSDMVERFYNELLKEPKFIEIFSHKEELLSNYVSLIHQFFDETKLFKPVKVHIISIYGGIATKHYGDLIQQSSYEQLIIENQLKPDLDLVISDRMYPGLKELTIPILIWDTVPKKEDIHAAKLQVRKIRLEKLEISRNKKKKSNQIRE; this is encoded by the coding sequence ATGGAACAATTTTGGGATAAGATTTCATTAAGAAAAATGAAAATTTTGAATTATTTAAATTTAAAAAAAAAATCAGTATATGTACGTGAATTAACGGAATACATTGGCTGTACGGATAAAACCTTATTTAAAGCAATGGATTTATTAGAACAAGATTTAAAAAGATGGAATGCAGAAATAAAATTGATTCGTATTGGAAAATTTGAATTTAAATTAGAAAAAGAAAATTATTTTTCTTTAGATATTATCAAACTTGAGTATTTAAAAGAAAGCTATATATTCAAAGCTTTTGATGAAATATTTCAACATAAATTTGGCGATATCACAACTTTTTCAAATAATAATTACATTAGCTATTCAGTAGTTTACAGCCGATTTAATGAATTAAAACCATTTTTAGAAAAGTTTGACTTGGACTTTAAAGCTAATAGTCGTTATCAGTTGGAAGGCTCTGAAAAGCAGATTAGGTATTTTTATATCTTATTTTACTGGTCTTCGTACTTAGGTATGGAGGAGTGGCCCTTTACAGAAGTAAAAAAAGAAGAGTTGGTTATGTTTGTAGAAGAAATCGAAAAAATGCGCAGAAGGCCTTTAGGGATTGCTGAAAAAGAGGTTGTTTATTTCTGGTTGGCCGTTATTTTTACTCGAATTAAATTAGGATGCTTTATTGAAGAATTCGTTTCAGAAAAAGCAATCATCGAAGAGATTGCTGGGATAGGCGATTTGAAAAAACAGGCACTAGATATGTTGAAATTTAGTACAGATATGCCACCTGATTTTTCCCAACAAATTATTGAAAATGAATTAACTTTTTTAATTTTAGTACTATATAGCTGTGAGTATTACCAAGAAGATAGTTTGCTAGTAGAGGAATTAGTTTCTCTTGGAAAGAAAAATACGAGCTTAATTTATCAATCAGCTGATTATTGGATTCAGACACTAACCAAAGTCTTTAGTATTAAACTAACGGTCAGTGAATATGAAGTAGCCTATGCGAATTTAGTCCATTTGCATACTCGAGTTTCAGTTTTCAAAGGTGGTAATTACTTGTTTTTTGATGAAAATCAATTTCAAAAGGATTGGTATCTTGAAGAAGAATTCTCTGATATGGTTGAGCGGTTTTATAACGAGTTGCTGAAAGAACCAAAATTTATCGAAATTTTTTCTCATAAGGAGGAATTATTGTCAAATTACGTTTCTTTAATCCACCAATTTTTTGATGAGACGAAGTTATTTAAACCTGTAAAAGTTCATATTATTTCAATTTATGGTGGAATTGCAACGAAGCATTATGGCGATCTAATTCAACAATCTTCTTATGAACAATTAATTATTGAAAATCAATTAAAACCGGATTTAGACTTGGTTATTTCTGATAGGATGTACCCAGGATTAAAGGAGCTTACAATCCCCATTTTGATTTGGGACACAGTGCCCAAAAAAGAAGACATCCACGCAGCAAAACTTCAAGTTAGAAAAATCAGACTGGAAAAATTAGAAATCAGCCGAAACAAGAAGAAAAAAAGCAATCAGATACGTGAATAA
- a CDS encoding LPXTG cell wall anchor domain-containing protein, whose translation MKRIAIVLCTILLFSFSFLSIKSVNAASGTESEVGIYFDEVTIPNPPENPEPPATIPPTKLPNTGGKLPQTGVQKSQSMNIAVVLFMGVALILWRKSKKEQTGEKCK comes from the coding sequence ATGAAGAGAATAGCTATTGTGTTATGTACAATCTTATTATTTTCTTTTAGCTTTCTTTCTATAAAATCAGTGAATGCAGCTAGTGGAACAGAATCAGAGGTTGGAATTTACTTTGACGAAGTAACGATACCAAACCCACCAGAAAATCCAGAACCGCCAGCTACCATTCCACCTACAAAATTACCAAATACAGGTGGAAAATTGCCGCAAACAGGTGTGCAAAAGAGCCAGTCAATGAATATCGCTGTTGTGTTATTCATGGGTGTCGCATTGATTTTATGGAGGAAGTCTAAAAAAGAACAAACAGGGGAGAAATGTAAATGA
- a CDS encoding WxL domain-containing protein, with amino-acid sequence MKRTKLVVWSLVTVAASSLIAPQAFAGENGDTVRSVVDIEYITNTNVTKPTDPTAPGNEIKPNPENPGTGNSGPLSLDYVSKITFGQQKSNGNAAIYYAINDVVINKDDSKKVVPNYLQVTDNRGNNAGWILSVKQDGQLKNTTSNARLGSAELSLLNSTVNSANTTVTAPTPMKSVVLKLDATGAGVNSTVVTAVEGTGSGTWTSMFGTTVEEGMKSIQLSVPAGTKVEKGAYTTSLVWTLSTDAGQ; translated from the coding sequence ATGAAGCGGACAAAATTAGTTGTATGGAGTTTAGTAACAGTAGCTGCAAGTAGTCTAATTGCACCACAGGCATTTGCCGGAGAAAATGGAGATACTGTACGTTCGGTAGTTGATATTGAATACATTACAAATACAAATGTAACAAAACCAACAGATCCAACTGCTCCAGGTAATGAAATCAAACCAAATCCAGAAAATCCAGGAACAGGAAATTCAGGACCATTAAGTTTGGATTATGTATCAAAAATAACCTTTGGACAACAAAAATCTAATGGGAATGCTGCAATTTACTATGCAATTAATGACGTTGTTATCAATAAAGATGATTCAAAAAAGGTAGTTCCTAATTATCTACAAGTAACAGATAACCGTGGAAACAACGCTGGTTGGATATTGTCAGTGAAACAAGACGGTCAATTAAAAAATACAACAAGCAATGCAAGATTAGGCAGTGCAGAACTGTCACTTTTAAACTCGACAGTAAATTCAGCAAATACAACTGTAACTGCACCAACACCAATGAAATCAGTTGTTCTAAAATTAGATGCAACTGGTGCAGGTGTAAATTCTACTGTAGTGACTGCAGTAGAAGGAACTGGATCTGGAACGTGGACAAGTATGTTTGGAACCACTGTTGAAGAAGGCATGAAGAGTATTCAGCTATCTGTTCCAGCTGGAACTAAAGTTGAAAAAGGCGCGTATACTACGAGTTTAGTTTGGACGTTAAGTACAGATGCAGGTCAATAA